Below is a window of Enterococcus gilvus ATCC BAA-350 DNA.
CGCGATGTTGGCGGCAGTATTCGTATTAGGTGCTTGCGGCACGAAGAAAGAGGCGGCGACAGAAAAAGAAGAGAAGAAGGAGATCAAGATCGCCTGCAATCAGGTCTCGGAAAATTCGTTGAAGGCCGCGAAGAAATCCATGGAGGCAGAAGGCTACAAGCCGGAATTCGTGGTTTTTTCTAATAACATCGAAGCCCTGCAAGCGGTGCAGGATGGGAATGTTGATGCGTCCTTTGCTCAGCACGAACCTTTTGTTAAATCCTTCAATAAGCAAAAAGGCGGCGAGCTGGCAATGATGACGCCCCACGTGTATTACACGGGGATCGGTCTGTATTCGACGAAGCATGACAAGATCGACCAGCTGCCGGATGGCGCTCAGATCGCGATCATGAACGATGCGATGAATCGGGACAATTCGTTACTGATGATGCAGGATGCGGGCTTGATCAAATTGACAG
It encodes the following:
- a CDS encoding MetQ/NlpA family ABC transporter substrate-binding protein, with amino-acid sequence MKKVTVIVAMLAAVFVLGACGTKKEAATEKEEKKEIKIACNQVSENSLKAAKKSMEAEGYKPEFVVFSNNIEALQAVQDGNVDASFAQHEPFVKSFNKQKGGELAMMTPHVYYTGIGLYSTKHDKIDQLPDGAQIAIMNDAMNRDNSLLMMQDAGLIKLTDEKKSGFTALDIVENPKNFNFVEIEQAQTVRSLEDLDAATCFFTFMFNSGENYKDYLIRDQHATDFPISLIVKDENKDKAWAKDINNAFLTKESKKGINDHFKGVFTFYD